Proteins found in one Triticum aestivum cultivar Chinese Spring chromosome 4D, IWGSC CS RefSeq v2.1, whole genome shotgun sequence genomic segment:
- the LOC123099408 gene encoding 1,4-dihydroxy-2-naphthoyl-CoA thioesterase 1: MALGRLPPDAGPKSLTLDLIPGLSTQRSSGEYDGCRRRSSWSLPSTHNQIIRQGTLNSTFQRPYIHTYAALTRSQFPTRHHTRTFPSPERPRLGSASQPNEPRPCLDQSTMGDATAPASASSKTAELDAPLSALGFEIEEVSPSRLTGRLLVTDTCCQPFKVLHGGVSALIAEGLASMGAHMASGYRRVAGMQLSINHFRSAAAGDTVLARAVPVHIGRSTQVWEVKLWKMDASTQGEGPQIAEARVTLLCNLPVPDEMKSAGEPLRKYSKL, encoded by the exons ATGGCGCTAGGACGTTTGCCGCCGGACGCCGGTCCCAAGTCGCTGACCTTGGACTTGATTCCTGGCTTGTCGACGCAGCGGAGTAGCGGGGAATACGACGGCTGCCGCCGACGGTCCTCTTGGTCGCTTCCGTCCACACACAACCAGATAATTAGGCAAG GCACTCTCAACTCAACTTTCCAAAGGCCATACATACACACATACGCGGCGCTGACCCGATCGCAGTTCCCCACCCGCCACCACACCCGCACCTTCCCTTCCCCCGAGCGACCGCGCCTCGGCTCGGCCAGTCAACCCAACGAGCCCCGGCCGTGCCTCGACCAGTCAACCATGGGCGACGCCACGGCCCCGGCGTCGGCGAGCAGCAAGACGGCGGAGCTGGACGCGCCGCTCAGCGCCCTCGGCTTTGAGATCGAGGAGGTCTCGCCGTCGCGGCTCACCGGCCGCCTCCTCGTCACGGACACCTGCTGCCAG CCGTTCAAGGTGCTCCACGGCGGCGTGTCGGCGCTGATCGCGGAGGGCCTGGCGAGCATGGGCGCGCACATGGCCTCGGGCTACCGCCGCGTCGCCGGCATGCAGCTCAGCATCAACCACTTCcggagcgccgccgccggcgacacCGTCCTCGCGCGGGCCGTCCCCGTCCACATCGGCCGCTCCACCCAG GTATGGGAGGTGAAGCTCTGGAAGATGGATGCATCCACGCAGGGGGAAGGGCCTCAAATCGCAGAGGCAAGGGTCACGCTCCTCTGTAATCTACCCGTGCCGGATGAGATGAAAAGCGCAGGAGAACCCCTTAGAAAATACTCTAAACTCTGA